The proteins below come from a single Bacillus solimangrovi genomic window:
- the glyQ gene encoding glycine--tRNA ligase subunit alpha: MNIQQMILKLQEHWSNQNCIIMQAYDVEKGAGTMSPMTLLRSLGPEPWNVAYVEPSRRPADGRYGENPNRLYQHHQFQVIMKPSPDNIQELYLESLEALGVNPLEHDIRFVEDNWENPTLGAAGLGWEVWLDGMEITQFTYFQQIGGLEAKPVSVEITYGIERLASYIQDKENVFDLEWTDGVTVRDIFYQPEFEHSKYTFEMSDKDMLFNLFNTYEKEAMRIVEEGLVFPAYDYVLKCSHTFNLLDAKGAISVTERTGYIGRVRNLARKIAKAYVEERERLGFPMLKGEEEANHE, translated from the coding sequence ATGAATATTCAACAAATGATTTTAAAGTTACAAGAACATTGGTCTAATCAAAATTGTATTATTATGCAGGCTTATGATGTTGAGAAAGGTGCAGGTACGATGAGTCCAATGACTTTACTTCGTAGTCTTGGTCCAGAGCCGTGGAATGTGGCATATGTTGAACCATCACGTCGACCAGCTGATGGTCGTTATGGTGAAAACCCAAACCGTTTATATCAACATCATCAATTTCAAGTTATCATGAAACCTTCTCCAGATAACATTCAAGAATTGTACTTAGAGTCACTAGAGGCGTTAGGCGTTAATCCGCTAGAACATGATATTCGCTTTGTAGAAGATAACTGGGAGAATCCCACTTTAGGTGCAGCAGGTCTTGGATGGGAAGTATGGCTTGATGGCATGGAAATTACTCAGTTTACTTATTTCCAACAGATTGGTGGGTTAGAAGCTAAACCTGTATCTGTTGAGATTACATATGGAATAGAGCGTCTTGCATCTTATATTCAAGATAAAGAGAATGTGTTTGACCTTGAGTGGACTGACGGTGTTACTGTTCGTGATATCTTCTATCAACCAGAATTTGAGCATTCTAAGTACACATTTGAAATGTCAGATAAAGATATGCTGTTTAATCTCTTTAATACTTATGAGAAAGAAGCAATGCGTATTGTGGAAGAGGGACTTGTCTTCCCAGCCTATGATTATGTTTTAAAATGTTCTCACACATTTAATTTACTTGATGCAAAAGGTGCGATATCAGTAACAGAACGTACTGGTTACATTGGTCGCGTACGTAATTTAGCTCGGAAAATTGCTAAGGCGTATGTTGAAGAACGTGAACGCTTAGGGTTCCCAATGTTGAAAGGCGAGGAGGAAGCAAATCATGAGTAA
- the glyS gene encoding glycine--tRNA ligase subunit beta, whose product MSKRDFLLEIGLEELPARFVTNAMNQLRDKVADWMADNRISFEDIKAYSTPRRLAVIVNGVSEKQEDVSDEARGPAKKIALDDEGNWTKAAQGFARGQGVDPSAIFFKEVKGTEYVFVKTYSEGQATFSLLSQLKDVITNVTFPKNMRWGTNQLRYARPIKWIICLFGEKTVPFQITNVQTGIISQGHRFLGEQIMIEEPSQYVEKLQEQYVIVDAHARKEMIRHQFRQLEEENGWSIGVDESLLEEVNNLVEYPTALFGGFDQSFLELPEEVLITSMKEHQRYFPVKNESGQLLPYFITVRNGNDYALDKVAKGNEKVLRARLADGQFFYEEDQKMTIESALKRLDSTVFHEELGTIGDKVRRIRNLSGQISSLAEVSEMIQGKVDRAAAICKFDLVTNMVYEFTELQGVMGEKYARMFGEDETVAKAVNEHYMPRSANDDLPTSETGAIVSIADKLDTIVGCYGIGLIPSGSQDPYALRRQGAGIMQILIQKEWSFHFEQLLQAAVKQMNNLQLLKRDSNEVQRELIDFFKLRLKNILQEKGIRYDVIDAVLAGPIEMPHITLKKAELLNAKLDEIAFKEMVAALSRITNISKKADHKTYNVELFEQKQEHDLYKSYELVAQVLTEAIENGDVEAAFTNLSSLKPSIDAYFDNIMVMDDDEKVRENRLGFMKAISETIVSFAHFNEIVFK is encoded by the coding sequence ATGAGTAAAAGAGATTTTCTATTAGAAATTGGCTTAGAAGAATTACCAGCGCGGTTTGTAACAAATGCGATGAATCAACTTCGTGATAAGGTAGCAGATTGGATGGCTGATAATCGTATATCTTTTGAAGATATCAAGGCATATTCTACACCTCGTCGCTTAGCTGTAATCGTAAATGGTGTGTCTGAAAAGCAAGAAGATGTTAGTGATGAAGCGCGTGGACCAGCTAAAAAAATTGCTCTTGATGACGAAGGGAACTGGACGAAGGCTGCACAAGGCTTTGCTCGTGGTCAAGGCGTAGACCCAAGTGCAATTTTCTTTAAAGAAGTTAAAGGTACAGAGTATGTATTCGTAAAGACTTACTCAGAAGGGCAAGCTACATTTTCACTCCTATCACAATTAAAAGATGTTATAACGAATGTAACATTCCCTAAAAATATGAGGTGGGGAACCAATCAACTGCGTTATGCTCGTCCAATCAAATGGATCATTTGTTTATTTGGAGAAAAAACTGTTCCTTTTCAAATAACAAATGTACAAACTGGAATCATTTCACAAGGACATCGTTTTCTTGGTGAGCAAATCATGATTGAAGAACCGTCTCAATATGTTGAGAAACTTCAAGAACAATATGTAATTGTTGATGCACATGCCCGTAAAGAAATGATTCGTCATCAATTCAGGCAACTTGAAGAAGAGAATGGTTGGAGCATTGGTGTTGATGAGAGTTTGTTAGAAGAAGTGAATAATCTTGTGGAATATCCAACAGCATTATTCGGAGGATTTGATCAATCATTTTTAGAGCTTCCTGAAGAAGTACTTATTACGTCTATGAAGGAGCATCAACGTTATTTCCCAGTGAAAAATGAATCTGGTCAACTTTTACCGTATTTTATTACGGTTCGTAATGGAAATGACTATGCGCTTGATAAGGTTGCAAAAGGAAATGAGAAAGTTCTACGAGCGCGTTTAGCAGATGGTCAATTCTTCTATGAGGAAGATCAGAAGATGACGATTGAATCAGCTTTGAAACGTCTTGACTCAACAGTATTTCATGAAGAATTAGGCACGATTGGAGATAAGGTTCGTCGCATCCGTAATCTATCTGGGCAGATTAGTTCTTTAGCAGAAGTGAGTGAAATGATACAAGGGAAAGTTGATCGTGCGGCAGCAATTTGTAAGTTTGACCTTGTAACGAACATGGTTTATGAATTCACAGAATTACAAGGTGTGATGGGTGAGAAATATGCACGTATGTTTGGTGAAGACGAAACAGTTGCGAAAGCAGTTAATGAACATTACATGCCACGATCAGCAAATGATGACCTTCCAACGTCTGAAACTGGAGCGATTGTAAGCATTGCAGATAAGTTAGATACAATTGTTGGATGTTATGGCATTGGATTAATTCCATCTGGTTCTCAAGATCCATATGCACTTCGACGTCAAGGTGCAGGAATTATGCAAATATTAATCCAAAAAGAGTGGTCCTTCCATTTTGAACAGCTGTTACAAGCTGCAGTGAAACAAATGAATAACCTTCAATTGTTAAAACGTGATAGTAATGAAGTGCAAAGAGAGTTGATTGATTTCTTCAAACTTCGTTTGAAAAACATTTTACAGGAAAAAGGAATTCGTTATGATGTAATTGATGCGGTACTTGCTGGACCAATCGAAATGCCTCATATCACGTTGAAAAAAGCTGAATTGTTGAATGCAAAATTAGATGAAATAGCTTTCAAAGAAATGGTTGCAGCATTGAGTCGTATTACGAATATTTCTAAGAAAGCAGATCATAAAACGTATAATGTAGAACTTTTTGAACAAAAACAAGAGCATGACTTATATAAATCGTATGAACTAGTAGCACAAGTGTTAACTGAAGCAATTGAAAATGGGGATGTTGAAGCCGCATTTACAAATCTTAGCTCATTAAAACCTTCAATTGATGCTTATTTTGACAATATTATGGTTATGGATGATGATGAGAAAGTTCGTGAAAATCGCCTTGGTTTTATGAAGGCAATTTCTGAAACAATCGTTTCATTTGCTCATTTTAATGAGATTGTGTTTAAATAA
- a CDS encoding helix-turn-helix transcriptional regulator, giving the protein MRTIQLNKRQEHILQIVKDNGPITGEQIAERLNLTRATLRPDLAILTMAGYLEARPRVGYFYTGKTGSQLLTEKIKKIRVNEYQSIPVVVEESVSVYDAICSMFLEDVGTLFVIDKNGSLVGVLSRKDLLRASIGKRDLDAIPVNIIMTRMPNISICKKDDLLIDVAMKIIEKQIDSVPVIKETENGLEVVGRITKTNMTKALLDLAKDEMI; this is encoded by the coding sequence GTGAGAACGATCCAACTAAATAAACGTCAAGAGCATATATTGCAAATTGTTAAGGATAATGGCCCAATAACTGGTGAGCAGATTGCAGAACGCTTAAATTTAACTCGGGCTACGTTACGCCCTGATTTAGCGATTTTAACGATGGCTGGATATCTTGAAGCAAGGCCACGTGTCGGTTATTTCTATACAGGTAAAACGGGCTCTCAATTATTAACTGAGAAAATCAAAAAAATACGTGTAAATGAATATCAATCCATTCCAGTTGTCGTAGAAGAAAGTGTATCTGTTTATGATGCAATTTGTTCGATGTTTTTAGAGGATGTTGGCACACTTTTCGTAATAGACAAGAATGGTTCACTGGTGGGTGTCCTATCACGTAAAGATTTATTACGGGCAAGTATCGGGAAGCGTGATCTCGATGCAATTCCAGTTAACATAATTATGACTAGGATGCCTAACATTTCTATTTGCAAAAAGGATGATCTATTAATTGACGTTGCAATGAAGATCATCGAGAAACAAATAGATTCAGTACCCGTTATTAAAGAAACAGAGAATGGGCTTGAGGTTGTTGGAAGAATTACAAAAACAAATATGACAAAAGCCTTGCTTGATCTTGCAAAAGATGAAATGATATAG